In the Oncorhynchus tshawytscha isolate Ot180627B linkage group LG17, Otsh_v2.0, whole genome shotgun sequence genome, one interval contains:
- the LOC112216885 gene encoding solute carrier organic anion transporter family member 1C1-like isoform X2 gives MPRNSIRVTLPKENVSHLCRMEPAAKERGTTENGGSSSTRAQRSSGTSLKMFLVALSFAYFAKALSGSYMKSTITQLERRFDIPSYLTGVIDGSFEIGNLLVIAFVSYFGAKLHRPKIIAMGCVLMAMGTFIIALPHFLIGRYKFETSIRSSVNSTNNLSPCPARLLSPAALASGDPLSKTPSTGTGCEGESNLSMWIYVFLGNVLRGIGETPVQPLGISYIDDFAREENAAFYIGCVQTIAVIGPVFGYLLGSLCAKIYVDIGFVNMESITISPGDARWVGAWWLGYLVAGVITLLSAIPFWFLPRSLPIPSDRGPAQCTPEQTSFIKDSPLLEHKYQADEPASFLEMAKDFIPTLKTLLGNPVYFIYLCVTIIQLNSLIGMVTYKPKYIEQHYGQSASKANFLMGTINIPAVALGIFTGGLLMKRLKLSIMGAAKFAFGTSLIGYFLSLFFFVMSCENAKVAGITLPYNRVVGVSYEERSVFSACNSDCVCSDRDWDPVCGENGITYVSPCLAGCQTSTGSGKNTVFSNCSCAVAAGLSSGNLTASVGHCPHRDDCDRVFPYFLALSVITSFIISLGGTPGYMVLIRCIKPQLKSLALGFHTLSTRTLAGIPAPIYFGAIIDTTCLKWGQKRCGGRGACRIYNTTAYRIAYLGLTMGLRTVSFLLCILGFVLLKRHLRREERSAHQVANGGAELEVLRKEEVLASNSDQSLRTSTTDYNNTERETRL, from the exons ATGTTCCTTGTGGCTCTGTCGTTTGCCTACTTTGCCAAGGCCTTGTCTGGCAGCTACATGAAGAGCACAATAACCCAGCTGGAGAGGCGCTTTGACATCCCCAGTTACCTTACAGGCGTCATCGACGGGAGCTTTGAGATTG GTAACCTGTTGGTGATAGCATTCGTGAGTTACTTTGGTGCAAAGCTGCATCGGCCCAAGATCATAGCCATGGGCTGTGTACTGATGGCCATGGGAACATTCATCATCGCTCTGCCACACTTCCTCATCGGACG CTATAAGTTCGAAACATCAATCCGATCGTCAGTGAATTCAACCAATAACCTCTCTCCATGTCCAGCGCGTCTGTTGTCACCCGCCGCGCTAGCTTCGGGTGACCCGCTTTCTAAGACGCCAAGCACAGGGACAG GTTGTGAAGGAGAGTCCAACCTCTCCATGTGGATCTATGTGTTCCTGGGGAATGTCTTACGAGGGATCGGGGAGACGCCAGTGCAGCCCCTTGGGATCTCGTATATAGATGATTTCGCCAGGGAGGAAAATGCTGCATTCTACATTG GCTGCGTTCAGACCATAGCTGTCATTGGTCCTGTGTTTGGCTATTTACTGGGATCCCTGTGTGCCAAAATATATGTGGACATTGGATTTGTCAACATGG AGAGTATCACCATAAGCCCTGGTGATGCTCGCTGGGTGGGGGCCTGGTGGTTAGGTTACCTTGTAGCTGGGGTGATCACCCTGCTTTCAGCCATCCCCTTCTGGTTCCTGCCCCGTTCCCTGCCCATCCCGTCAGACCGAGGCCCAGCCCAGTGCACCCCGGAGCAGACTAGCTTCATCAAAGACTCCCCTCTCCTGGAGCATAAGTACCAAGCCGACGAGCCAGCCAGCTTTCTGGAGATGGCCAAAG ATTTCATACCAACGTTGAAAACCCTCCTGGGGAACCCAGTGTACTtcatctacctgtgtgtaacCATCATTCAGCTGAACTCTCTCATCGGCATGGTAACCTACAAGCCCAAGTACATAGAGCAGCATTACGGACAGTCCGCATCAAAAGCCAATTTCCTGATGG GTACAATCAACATCCCTGCCGTGGCGTTGGGAATTTTCACTGGCGGCCTGCTCATGAAGAGGCTGAAGCTGAGCATCATGGGAGCGGCCAAGTTTGCGTTCGGCACCTCTCTGATAGGCTACTTCCTATCCCTCTTCTTCTTCGTCATGAGCTGCGAGAACGCCAAAGTGGCTGGGATCACACTGCCCTACAACCG ggtggtTGGTGTATCGTATGAGGAGCGCTCAGTATTCTCAGCCTGTAactcagactgtgtgtgttcagacagagaCTGGGACCCTGTCTGTGGAGAGAACGGCATCACGTACGTCTctccctgcctggctggctgccagACCTCCACAGGATCAGGGAAGAACACG GTGTTCTCTAACTGTAGCTGTGCGGTGGCAGCAGGGCTGAGCAGTGGTAACCTGACAGCCAGTGTAGGTCACTGTCCTCACAGAGACGACTGTGACCGTGTCTTCCCTTACTTCCTGGCTCTCTCCGTCATCACTTCCTTTATCATCTCTCTGGGTGGCACGCCAGGCTACATGGTCCTCATCAG GTGTATCAAGCCTCAACTGAAGTCCTTGGCTCTGGGGTTCCATACTCTGTCCACACGTACACTTG CGGGCATCCCAGCGCCCATCTACTTTGGGGCGATCATCGACACCACGTGTCTGAAGTGGGGCCAGAAGAGATGCGGAGGGAGAGGAGCCTGTCGGatatacaacactacagcatacag gataGCTTACCTGGGTCTAACTATGGGCCTGAGGACAGTTTCCTTCCTGCTGTGTATACTGGGATTCGTGCTGCTCAAACGACACCTGCGGAGAGAGGAACGCAGTGCCCACCAAGTGGCCAACGGAGGAGCAGAACTGGAGGTACTCAGGAAAGAGGAAGTCCTAGCCTCCAACTCGGACCAATCGCTACGGACTTCCACAACAgactacaacaacacagagagagagacacggctGTGA
- the LOC112216885 gene encoding solute carrier organic anion transporter family member 1C1-like isoform X1, whose product MPRNSIRVTLPKENVSHLCRMEPAAKERGTTENGGSSSTRAQRSSGTSLKMFLVALSFAYFAKALSGSYMKSTITQLERRFDIPSYLTGVIDGSFEIGNLLVIAFVSYFGAKLHRPKIIAMGCVLMAMGTFIIALPHFLIGRYKFETSIRSSVNSTNNLSPCPARLLSPAALASGDPLSKTPSTGTVGCEGESNLSMWIYVFLGNVLRGIGETPVQPLGISYIDDFAREENAAFYIGCVQTIAVIGPVFGYLLGSLCAKIYVDIGFVNMESITISPGDARWVGAWWLGYLVAGVITLLSAIPFWFLPRSLPIPSDRGPAQCTPEQTSFIKDSPLLEHKYQADEPASFLEMAKDFIPTLKTLLGNPVYFIYLCVTIIQLNSLIGMVTYKPKYIEQHYGQSASKANFLMGTINIPAVALGIFTGGLLMKRLKLSIMGAAKFAFGTSLIGYFLSLFFFVMSCENAKVAGITLPYNRVVGVSYEERSVFSACNSDCVCSDRDWDPVCGENGITYVSPCLAGCQTSTGSGKNTVFSNCSCAVAAGLSSGNLTASVGHCPHRDDCDRVFPYFLALSVITSFIISLGGTPGYMVLIRCIKPQLKSLALGFHTLSTRTLAGIPAPIYFGAIIDTTCLKWGQKRCGGRGACRIYNTTAYRIAYLGLTMGLRTVSFLLCILGFVLLKRHLRREERSAHQVANGGAELEVLRKEEVLASNSDQSLRTSTTDYNNTERETRL is encoded by the exons ATGTTCCTTGTGGCTCTGTCGTTTGCCTACTTTGCCAAGGCCTTGTCTGGCAGCTACATGAAGAGCACAATAACCCAGCTGGAGAGGCGCTTTGACATCCCCAGTTACCTTACAGGCGTCATCGACGGGAGCTTTGAGATTG GTAACCTGTTGGTGATAGCATTCGTGAGTTACTTTGGTGCAAAGCTGCATCGGCCCAAGATCATAGCCATGGGCTGTGTACTGATGGCCATGGGAACATTCATCATCGCTCTGCCACACTTCCTCATCGGACG CTATAAGTTCGAAACATCAATCCGATCGTCAGTGAATTCAACCAATAACCTCTCTCCATGTCCAGCGCGTCTGTTGTCACCCGCCGCGCTAGCTTCGGGTGACCCGCTTTCTAAGACGCCAAGCACAGGGACAG TAGGTTGTGAAGGAGAGTCCAACCTCTCCATGTGGATCTATGTGTTCCTGGGGAATGTCTTACGAGGGATCGGGGAGACGCCAGTGCAGCCCCTTGGGATCTCGTATATAGATGATTTCGCCAGGGAGGAAAATGCTGCATTCTACATTG GCTGCGTTCAGACCATAGCTGTCATTGGTCCTGTGTTTGGCTATTTACTGGGATCCCTGTGTGCCAAAATATATGTGGACATTGGATTTGTCAACATGG AGAGTATCACCATAAGCCCTGGTGATGCTCGCTGGGTGGGGGCCTGGTGGTTAGGTTACCTTGTAGCTGGGGTGATCACCCTGCTTTCAGCCATCCCCTTCTGGTTCCTGCCCCGTTCCCTGCCCATCCCGTCAGACCGAGGCCCAGCCCAGTGCACCCCGGAGCAGACTAGCTTCATCAAAGACTCCCCTCTCCTGGAGCATAAGTACCAAGCCGACGAGCCAGCCAGCTTTCTGGAGATGGCCAAAG ATTTCATACCAACGTTGAAAACCCTCCTGGGGAACCCAGTGTACTtcatctacctgtgtgtaacCATCATTCAGCTGAACTCTCTCATCGGCATGGTAACCTACAAGCCCAAGTACATAGAGCAGCATTACGGACAGTCCGCATCAAAAGCCAATTTCCTGATGG GTACAATCAACATCCCTGCCGTGGCGTTGGGAATTTTCACTGGCGGCCTGCTCATGAAGAGGCTGAAGCTGAGCATCATGGGAGCGGCCAAGTTTGCGTTCGGCACCTCTCTGATAGGCTACTTCCTATCCCTCTTCTTCTTCGTCATGAGCTGCGAGAACGCCAAAGTGGCTGGGATCACACTGCCCTACAACCG ggtggtTGGTGTATCGTATGAGGAGCGCTCAGTATTCTCAGCCTGTAactcagactgtgtgtgttcagacagagaCTGGGACCCTGTCTGTGGAGAGAACGGCATCACGTACGTCTctccctgcctggctggctgccagACCTCCACAGGATCAGGGAAGAACACG GTGTTCTCTAACTGTAGCTGTGCGGTGGCAGCAGGGCTGAGCAGTGGTAACCTGACAGCCAGTGTAGGTCACTGTCCTCACAGAGACGACTGTGACCGTGTCTTCCCTTACTTCCTGGCTCTCTCCGTCATCACTTCCTTTATCATCTCTCTGGGTGGCACGCCAGGCTACATGGTCCTCATCAG GTGTATCAAGCCTCAACTGAAGTCCTTGGCTCTGGGGTTCCATACTCTGTCCACACGTACACTTG CGGGCATCCCAGCGCCCATCTACTTTGGGGCGATCATCGACACCACGTGTCTGAAGTGGGGCCAGAAGAGATGCGGAGGGAGAGGAGCCTGTCGGatatacaacactacagcatacag gataGCTTACCTGGGTCTAACTATGGGCCTGAGGACAGTTTCCTTCCTGCTGTGTATACTGGGATTCGTGCTGCTCAAACGACACCTGCGGAGAGAGGAACGCAGTGCCCACCAAGTGGCCAACGGAGGAGCAGAACTGGAGGTACTCAGGAAAGAGGAAGTCCTAGCCTCCAACTCGGACCAATCGCTACGGACTTCCACAACAgactacaacaacacagagagagagacacggctGTGA